One genomic segment of Aquamicrobium lusatiense includes these proteins:
- the mscL gene encoding large conductance mechanosensitive channel protein MscL: MLKEFQEFISRGNVMDLAVGVIIGGAFGKIVDSLVNDIIMPIVGAIFGGLDFNNYFLPLSSNITATSLEAAKQQGAVFAYGSFITVLLNFVILAWIIFLMVKAVNNVRRRLETQPAAAEEAPPPADVALLTEIRDLLARK; encoded by the coding sequence ATGCTGAAGGAATTTCAGGAGTTTATTTCCAGAGGCAATGTGATGGATCTGGCCGTCGGTGTGATCATCGGCGGTGCCTTCGGCAAGATCGTCGATTCGCTGGTCAACGACATCATCATGCCGATCGTCGGTGCGATCTTCGGCGGTCTCGACTTCAACAACTACTTCCTGCCGTTGTCGTCGAATATTACAGCCACCTCTCTCGAGGCAGCCAAGCAGCAGGGCGCGGTGTTCGCCTACGGTTCGTTCATTACCGTGCTGCTCAACTTCGTGATCCTCGCCTGGATCATTTTCCTGATGGTCAAGGCCGTCAACAATGTGCGCCGTCGCCTTGAAACTCAGCCGGCAGCGGCCGAAGAGGCCCCGCCACCCGCCGATGTGGCGCTGCTGACGGAAATCCGCGACCTTCTGGCCCGCAAGTAG
- a CDS encoding NahK/ErcS family hybrid sensor histidine kinase/response regulator: MLGWLIVIAAILYVTMLFAVAAFGDRHAARRGPIASRPYIYSLSLAVYCTSWTFFGSVGLASERGLEFLTIYAGPILIFIFGYPFLKRIITLSKAEKITSIADFLAARYGKSFAVASIATIIATVGVIPYIALQLRSIAGSIGLMVAFYSPDVISDAFVYRDVAFVVAFLLAVFAVLFGTRHADATEHQDGLVLAMAVESVIKLAAFLAVGVAITLFLLERHGNLFEFMHANDMAQAAMAYETTPATWIVMTLLAAAAIIMLPRQFYMTIVENRSDQELKTSGWLFPLYLVLINLFVVVIAFGGLAVVGEGASADLYVLAVPLFHGQNTMAMIAFIGGLSAATAMVIVESVALSIMISNDLVIPLVLRRLLRSASGEREDWSKVIIVIRRAAIFSILFISFLYYLEMADNVRLVAFGLISFAAVAQFAPAFVGGLIWRGANARGAVLGMIAGILTWAYTLFIPSLFPADTAFLVEGPLGIAALRPQSLFGTSGEPLTHGVLWSLSINLAFYILGSLSRASYPRERIQAAIFVPRETGPMPGLRRMRTSVTINEVKDTIARYLGVERTERSFQSFEQREGRSFPGHSPATDEALRFGEQLLASAVGSSSARLILSLLVQRHDRSAKRAFRLLDDASDALQQNRDLLQIALDQMEQGITVFDKDLRLTCWNRQYRLLFDLPDEMGQVGISLTQILGFLGDRGDISGGEEMAALDRLTRFGEPWQLELRTSGRILELRSNPMPDGGIVATYADITRRMQADLALKRVNETLEQRVARRTAELTQVNEELAQAQKIAEEANLGKTRFLAAVGHDILQPLNAARLYCSSLIEKAPEGPLGDAAVNIESSLESVETILGAVLDISRLDAGAMKPDETVFSLDGLLQQIATDFQPMASAKGLRLRIVPSRVHVRTDRNLFRRLVQNLVSNAVKYTRRGTVLVGARRRGGLIELQVIDTGIGIGGDKLNTVFREFMRLDEGVREADGLGLGLSIVDRIARVLHLEIRIFSLPGKGTRFSVILPVVTGEAARPVRCQTPTQRTFSTLAGLSILCIDNDPRILDGMRLLLEGWGCEVRAFSGLRAFMSARGRLSPPDIILADYHLDGENGLDAIDRLREIYGPETPAVLVTADRSTEVRGEAERRGVTVINKPVKPAALRTMLSRVRPLAVE, encoded by the coding sequence GTGCTGGGCTGGTTGATCGTCATAGCTGCAATTCTTTATGTGACGATGCTGTTTGCCGTCGCAGCCTTCGGCGATCGTCATGCGGCAAGGCGCGGGCCGATAGCGTCCCGGCCGTATATCTATTCGCTCAGCCTTGCGGTCTACTGCACGTCGTGGACGTTTTTCGGCTCGGTGGGACTGGCTTCTGAACGGGGGCTGGAGTTCCTCACCATCTATGCCGGGCCGATCCTCATCTTCATCTTCGGCTATCCGTTCCTGAAGCGCATCATCACGCTCAGCAAGGCGGAGAAGATCACCTCGATCGCCGATTTCCTTGCCGCCCGCTATGGCAAGAGCTTCGCGGTCGCCTCCATCGCCACCATCATCGCCACCGTCGGCGTCATTCCCTACATCGCACTGCAGCTGCGCTCCATCGCGGGCTCCATCGGGCTGATGGTGGCCTTCTATTCGCCCGACGTGATCTCCGACGCCTTCGTCTATCGTGACGTCGCCTTCGTCGTGGCCTTCCTGCTGGCGGTGTTCGCCGTGCTGTTCGGCACCCGCCATGCGGACGCGACCGAGCATCAGGACGGTCTGGTGCTGGCCATGGCGGTGGAATCGGTCATCAAGCTGGCCGCGTTCCTTGCCGTGGGCGTCGCCATCACGCTGTTCCTTCTGGAGCGCCACGGCAATCTCTTTGAATTCATGCATGCAAACGACATGGCGCAGGCCGCCATGGCCTACGAGACCACGCCGGCGACATGGATCGTGATGACGCTGCTGGCTGCAGCCGCAATCATCATGCTGCCGCGACAATTCTACATGACCATCGTGGAGAACCGTTCCGACCAGGAGCTGAAGACCTCCGGCTGGCTGTTCCCGCTCTATCTGGTGCTCATCAACCTGTTCGTGGTGGTCATCGCCTTCGGGGGGCTGGCCGTGGTCGGCGAGGGCGCCAGCGCCGATCTTTATGTGCTGGCGGTGCCGCTCTTCCATGGCCAGAACACCATGGCCATGATCGCCTTCATTGGCGGGCTGTCGGCCGCGACCGCCATGGTGATCGTGGAAAGCGTCGCGCTTTCGATCATGATCTCCAATGATCTGGTGATCCCGCTGGTGCTGCGGCGTCTGCTGCGTTCGGCTTCCGGCGAGCGGGAGGACTGGTCGAAGGTCATCATCGTCATCCGCCGCGCGGCGATCTTCAGCATCCTGTTCATCTCGTTCCTCTATTATCTGGAGATGGCCGACAATGTGCGCCTCGTCGCCTTCGGCCTGATCTCCTTCGCCGCCGTCGCCCAGTTCGCGCCGGCCTTCGTCGGCGGCCTGATCTGGCGCGGCGCCAATGCGCGGGGGGCGGTGCTGGGCATGATCGCCGGCATTCTGACCTGGGCCTACACGCTCTTCATCCCCTCCCTGTTCCCGGCCGACACTGCCTTTCTCGTGGAGGGGCCGCTGGGCATCGCGGCGCTGCGCCCGCAGTCGCTGTTCGGCACCAGCGGCGAGCCGCTGACCCATGGCGTGTTGTGGAGCCTCTCCATCAATCTCGCTTTCTACATCCTGGGCTCGCTGTCGCGCGCCTCCTATCCGCGCGAGCGCATTCAGGCGGCGATCTTCGTGCCGCGCGAGACGGGGCCGATGCCGGGCCTCAGGCGCATGCGCACCAGCGTCACCATCAACGAGGTGAAGGACACCATAGCGCGCTATCTCGGGGTGGAGCGCACCGAACGGTCGTTCCAGTCGTTCGAGCAGCGCGAGGGGCGCAGCTTTCCCGGACATTCGCCCGCCACGGACGAGGCGCTGAGGTTCGGCGAGCAGCTTCTGGCGAGCGCCGTCGGCTCCTCTTCGGCGCGCCTCATCCTGTCCCTGCTGGTGCAGCGCCATGACCGTTCCGCAAAGCGCGCCTTCCGCCTGCTCGACGATGCCTCGGACGCGCTCCAGCAGAACCGCGACCTGCTCCAGATCGCACTGGACCAGATGGAGCAGGGCATCACCGTCTTCGACAAGGATTTGCGGCTGACCTGCTGGAACCGGCAATACCGCCTGTTGTTCGATCTGCCGGACGAGATGGGGCAGGTGGGCATTTCGCTGACCCAGATCCTTGGTTTCCTGGGCGATCGCGGCGATATTTCGGGTGGCGAGGAAATGGCCGCGCTTGACCGCCTGACCCGTTTTGGCGAACCGTGGCAACTGGAGCTGAGAACCAGCGGACGTATCCTCGAACTGCGCTCGAATCCCATGCCCGATGGCGGCATCGTTGCCACTTATGCCGACATCACCCGGCGCATGCAGGCCGATCTCGCGCTGAAGCGGGTGAACGAGACCCTGGAGCAGCGGGTGGCGCGGCGCACGGCGGAACTCACGCAGGTCAACGAGGAACTGGCGCAGGCGCAGAAGATCGCCGAGGAGGCCAATCTCGGCAAGACGCGCTTCCTCGCCGCCGTTGGCCACGACATTCTCCAGCCGCTCAATGCCGCGCGGCTTTACTGCTCGTCGCTGATCGAGAAAGCGCCGGAAGGGCCATTGGGTGATGCCGCCGTCAACATCGAATCCTCGCTGGAATCGGTGGAGACGATCCTCGGTGCCGTGCTCGACATATCACGCCTCGATGCCGGGGCCATGAAACCCGACGAGACCGTTTTCAGCCTCGACGGCCTGCTCCAGCAGATCGCCACCGATTTCCAGCCCATGGCCTCGGCCAAGGGGTTGCGCCTGCGCATCGTGCCTTCAAGGGTGCATGTGCGGACCGACCGCAACCTGTTTCGCCGTCTGGTCCAGAATCTCGTGTCCAACGCGGTCAAGTACACACGGCGGGGCACTGTGCTCGTTGGTGCGCGCCGGCGTGGCGGGCTGATCGAGCTGCAGGTGATCGATACCGGCATCGGCATCGGTGGCGACAAGCTCAACACCGTGTTCCGCGAGTTCATGCGCCTCGACGAGGGGGTGAGGGAAGCGGACGGGCTGGGGCTCGGCCTCTCCATCGTCGACCGCATCGCGCGCGTTCTGCACCTTGAAATCCGCATCTTTTCGCTGCCGGGCAAAGGCACGCGCTTTTCCGTGATTCTGCCTGTCGTCACGGGTGAGGCCGCCCGGCCGGTCCGATGCCAGACCCCGACGCAAAGGACTTTCTCGACGCTGGCTGGCCTGTCGATCCTCTGCATCGACAACGATCCCCGAATTCTCGACGGCATGCGCCTCCTGCTGGAAGGGTGGGGTTGCGAGGTCCGGGCCTTTTCGGGCCTGCGTGCCTTTATGAGCGCGCGCGGGCGTCTTTCGCCGCCGGACATCATTCTGGCCGACTATCATCTCGACGGCGAGAACGGGCTCGACGCCATCGATCGGCTGCGCGAAATCTATGGTCCCGAAACGCCGGCGGTTCTGGTGACGGCGGACCGCTCGACCGAGGTGCGCGGCGAGGCCGAAAGGCGCGGCGTCACCGTGATCAACAAGCCGGTGAAGCCGGCTGCCCTGCGCACCATGCTGTCGCGGGTGCGGCCGCTGGCGGTGGAGTGA
- a CDS encoding NAD(P)/FAD-dependent oxidoreductase — protein sequence MTSGTIIVGAGHAGVQAAASLREEGYDGPVVLIGEEQELPYHKPPLSKTFIKDAAAKPQPLRGESFYEGNSIDYRPGLHVERIDLAGRRLELAGGASLAFDRLILATGSRPRSLPVEGAGLPGVVSLREVADARLIRELSASCTDVVVLGGGFIGLEIAATLRAAGRNVTVVEAADRLLGRVVAAPIGEYVRQRLADLGVRILTGTTVSRLEGEKGHVSAAVTAAGERLPAQLVIVGVGVVPNVELAGQAGIAISNGIRVDHQMRTSVPEVLSVGDVASYRHWFTGGDVRLESVQNATDQARLAARTITGGTDAYGAVPWFWSDIGDMKLQMVGLTAGADSHLTVGMPQDNRFSVYHFAGDRLVAVESVNRPADHMLGRKMLAAGFSPSREAVAEGADALKAALAAAG from the coding sequence ATGACGAGCGGTACGATCATTGTTGGGGCCGGCCATGCCGGCGTTCAGGCCGCGGCCAGCCTGCGCGAGGAGGGCTATGACGGGCCGGTGGTGCTGATCGGCGAGGAACAGGAGCTTCCCTACCACAAGCCGCCCCTGTCCAAGACCTTCATCAAGGATGCGGCGGCAAAGCCGCAGCCGCTGCGCGGCGAAAGCTTCTATGAAGGCAATTCGATCGACTATCGTCCGGGCCTGCATGTCGAGCGCATCGATCTCGCCGGTCGCCGCCTTGAGCTTGCCGGTGGTGCTTCGCTCGCCTTCGACAGGCTGATCCTCGCGACGGGTTCGCGGCCTCGCAGTCTTCCGGTTGAAGGGGCCGGGCTGCCGGGCGTTGTCTCCTTGCGCGAAGTGGCCGATGCGCGCCTCATCCGCGAGCTGAGCGCATCCTGCACCGACGTGGTGGTGCTGGGCGGCGGGTTCATCGGTCTGGAGATCGCGGCGACCCTGCGCGCCGCCGGCCGCAACGTCACCGTCGTCGAGGCGGCCGACAGGCTGCTTGGCCGCGTCGTGGCAGCCCCCATAGGGGAGTATGTCCGCCAGCGTCTGGCCGATCTCGGCGTGCGCATCCTCACCGGCACCACCGTCAGCCGGCTGGAGGGCGAAAAAGGCCATGTATCGGCCGCCGTCACGGCGGCGGGCGAGCGCCTCCCCGCCCAGCTCGTCATCGTCGGCGTCGGTGTCGTGCCCAATGTCGAGCTTGCCGGGCAGGCCGGCATCGCCATCTCGAACGGCATCCGCGTCGATCATCAGATGCGCACATCCGTGCCGGAAGTTCTTTCGGTGGGCGATGTGGCCTCATACCGGCACTGGTTCACCGGCGGCGACGTGCGCCTGGAATCGGTGCAGAATGCCACCGATCAGGCGCGTCTGGCAGCACGCACCATCACCGGCGGCACCGATGCGTATGGAGCCGTCCCATGGTTCTGGTCGGATATAGGCGACATGAAGCTGCAGATGGTGGGTCTGACCGCCGGCGCCGACAGCCATCTGACCGTAGGCATGCCACAGGACAACAGGTTCTCCGTATATCATTTCGCGGGAGACCGGCTTGTGGCGGTAGAATCCGTCAACCGCCCGGCCGACCATATGCTCGGCCGCAAGATGCTGGCCGCAGGCTTTTCGCCGTCGCGCGAGGCGGTGGCGGAGGGAGCCGATGCTCTCAAGGCCGCGCTCGCGGCTGCCGGGTGA
- a CDS encoding response regulator transcription factor, which translates to MPSGYTFVIADDHPLFRGALREAIAGIGDAPCIVEAGDFESAKTALLGEGDIDLLLLDLAMPGASGLSGLISLHGIQPSLPIVVVSAHDDPVTIRRALELGASGFISKSASMDDIRSAVRTVLDGGIAAPAEMDLGEERDPEISNLIRRLQTLTPQQTRVLSMLGEGLLNKQIAYELGVSEATVKAHVSAILQKLSVDSRTQAVIQLAKIGTDSIAAA; encoded by the coding sequence TTGCCGTCAGGCTACACTTTCGTCATCGCTGACGATCACCCTTTGTTTCGCGGCGCCCTGAGAGAGGCGATCGCCGGAATAGGCGACGCGCCCTGCATTGTGGAGGCCGGCGACTTCGAGAGCGCCAAGACGGCGCTGCTTGGCGAGGGCGACATCGACCTGTTGCTGCTCGACCTCGCAATGCCCGGCGCCAGCGGCCTTTCCGGGCTGATCTCGCTGCATGGCATCCAGCCTTCCTTGCCGATCGTGGTGGTTTCCGCCCATGACGACCCCGTCACCATCCGGCGCGCGCTGGAGCTTGGCGCGTCCGGCTTCATCTCCAAATCGGCGAGCATGGACGACATCCGCAGTGCGGTGCGCACCGTGCTGGATGGCGGCATCGCCGCGCCCGCGGAAATGGATCTCGGCGAGGAGCGCGACCCGGAGATCTCCAACCTGATCCGCCGGCTCCAGACCCTGACACCACAGCAGACGCGCGTTCTCAGCATGCTGGGCGAAGGCCTGCTCAACAAGCAGATCGCCTATGAGCTGGGCGTCTCGGAAGCCACCGTGAAGGCGCATGTCTCGGCCATTCTCCAGAAGCTCAGCGTCGACAGCCGCACGCAGGCCGTCATCCAGCTCGCCAAGATCGGCACCGATTCCATCGCCGCTGCCTAA
- a CDS encoding (2Fe-2S)-binding protein: MLICHCNIITEKEIEKAIIDLLDSDPWQLIVPAKVYHYMKKRGRCCGCFPNVVETIIRVTEDYHVRSEAGGVDIVSHLARVRELRVQYGSRTHERRPTNHRAA, encoded by the coding sequence ATGCTGATCTGTCACTGCAACATCATCACCGAAAAGGAGATCGAGAAAGCAATCATCGATCTGCTGGACAGCGATCCGTGGCAGCTGATCGTGCCAGCGAAAGTCTATCACTATATGAAGAAGCGCGGTCGCTGTTGCGGCTGCTTCCCAAATGTGGTCGAAACGATCATTCGGGTAACCGAGGACTACCACGTCCGCTCGGAGGCGGGCGGCGTGGATATCGTTTCACACTTGGCTCGCGTGAGAGAATTGCGCGTCCAATACGGGAGCAGGACCCATGAAAGGCGACCCACAAATCATCGAGCGGCTTAA
- a CDS encoding quinone-dependent dihydroorotate dehydrogenase, whose protein sequence is MSLTDAIGRKLLFSLDPETAHGVSITALRCGLPVGCKSRHDERLRVRLCGLDFPNPLGMAAGYDKNAEVPDALLGLGFGFAEVGTVTPLAQPGNPRPRIFRLTADDAVINRLGFNNEGHDAALRRLEARKARAGIVGVNIGANKDSADRIADYELGVKRFAPLASYLTANISSPNTPGLRNMQAREQLAELLSRVMAAREAAAARPPVFLKIAPDLVEAELEDIAAEVLASGIDGVIVSNTTISRPPLKSGAVAAETGGLSGKVLFGRSTTVLARMRRLLGPEIAIVGVGGVDSAETALEKIRAGADLVQLYTGMIFAGPSLPGRVVSGMSAALEREGVGSVRDLRDSALDQWAAKPL, encoded by the coding sequence ATGAGCCTGACGGATGCGATCGGCAGGAAGCTGCTGTTCTCCCTCGATCCGGAAACCGCGCATGGCGTTTCCATCACAGCCCTGCGCTGCGGGCTGCCGGTCGGGTGCAAGTCGCGGCATGACGAGCGCCTGCGGGTCAGGCTGTGCGGGCTGGACTTTCCCAATCCGCTGGGCATGGCTGCCGGTTACGACAAGAACGCCGAGGTTCCGGATGCGCTGCTTGGCCTTGGCTTCGGCTTTGCCGAGGTCGGCACCGTCACCCCGCTGGCACAGCCCGGCAATCCGCGCCCGCGCATCTTTCGCCTGACGGCGGACGATGCCGTGATCAACCGGCTGGGCTTCAACAATGAAGGCCATGACGCGGCGCTGCGCCGGCTGGAAGCCCGCAAGGCGCGCGCCGGTATCGTCGGCGTCAACATCGGCGCCAACAAGGACAGCGCCGACCGCATCGCCGATTACGAGCTCGGCGTGAAGCGCTTCGCGCCGCTGGCATCCTATCTCACCGCCAATATTTCCTCGCCCAACACGCCGGGCCTGCGCAACATGCAGGCGCGCGAGCAGCTTGCAGAACTGCTTTCGCGGGTGATGGCCGCGCGCGAGGCTGCTGCTGCACGACCTCCGGTCTTTCTCAAGATCGCGCCCGATCTGGTCGAGGCGGAACTGGAGGACATCGCCGCCGAGGTTCTGGCGAGCGGCATCGACGGGGTGATCGTCTCCAACACCACCATTTCGCGCCCGCCCCTGAAAAGCGGCGCGGTGGCCGCGGAAACCGGCGGCCTGTCGGGCAAGGTGCTGTTCGGGCGCTCGACCACCGTGCTGGCCAGGATGCGCCGGCTGCTCGGGCCGGAAATCGCCATCGTCGGCGTCGGCGGCGTGGATTCGGCTGAGACGGCGCTGGAAAAAATCCGCGCCGGTGCCGATCTCGTCCAGCTCTATACGGGCATGATCTTTGCCGGCCCTTCGCTGCCGGGCCGTGTCGTATCCGGCATGAGCGCCGCGCTTGAGCGCGAGGGCGTTGGCTCTGTGCGCGACCTTCGTGACAGCGCGCTTGACCAATGGGCCGCGAAGCCCCTGTGA
- the bfr gene encoding bacterioferritin codes for MKGDPQIIERLNEALFLELGAVNQYWLHYRLLEDWGYLKLAKKEREESIEEMQHADKLVARIIFLEGHPNLQSVAPLRIGQNVKEVLESDLAGEYDARTSYKRSREICNELGDYVTMKLFEELLIDEEGHIDFLETQLDLLASLGEEKYGLLNAAPANEAA; via the coding sequence ATGAAAGGCGACCCACAAATCATCGAGCGGCTTAACGAAGCCCTTTTTCTGGAACTTGGCGCGGTCAACCAGTACTGGCTGCATTACCGTCTTCTGGAAGACTGGGGATATCTGAAGCTCGCAAAGAAGGAACGCGAGGAGTCCATCGAGGAAATGCAGCACGCCGACAAGCTGGTGGCGCGCATCATCTTCCTGGAAGGCCATCCGAACCTTCAATCCGTGGCGCCTTTGCGCATCGGACAGAACGTCAAGGAAGTGCTGGAATCGGATCTGGCCGGAGAATACGACGCGCGCACCTCCTACAAGCGGTCGCGCGAGATTTGCAATGAACTGGGCGACTACGTCACCATGAAGCTTTTCGAGGAACTGCTGATCGACGAGGAAGGGCATATCGACTTCCTCGAAACGCAGCTCGACCTCCTTGCTTCGCTGGGTGAGGAAAAGTACGGCCTGCTTAACGCCGCCCCGGCCAACGAGGCGGCATAG
- a CDS encoding imelysin family protein, whose amino-acid sequence MGRMAAIGATAALTAAIFILPAKADTDPKAVVKTYADIALAKYEDSLTTARALDVAIDALIATPSAETLDAAKAAWKAARIPYQQTEVYRFGNAIVDDWEGRVNAWPLDEGLIDYVDASYGTESDENGLYTANVIANTKIEIDGQEVDASSLTPEFLSETLQEAGDIEANVATGYHAIEFLLWGQDLNGTGPGAGKRPYTDYDKANCTGGNCERRAEYLKSASTLLVADLQEMVDNWKDDGEARKALNDGDEKTGLSTILTGMGSLSYGELAGERMKLGLLLHDPEEEHDCFSDNTHISHLYDAVGIREAYLGSYKRIDGSSVAGPSLSDLVKETDPALDTELSGKLDATVAKMEAIAARAEAGEAYDQQIGEGNAEGNATVQAAIDALVDQTKSIERVVAALKLDAIAFEGSDSLDSPDKVFE is encoded by the coding sequence ATGGGCAGAATGGCGGCGATTGGCGCCACCGCGGCGCTGACTGCAGCTATTTTCATTCTGCCGGCGAAGGCTGACACTGATCCGAAGGCTGTGGTGAAAACCTATGCCGACATCGCGCTTGCCAAATACGAGGACTCGCTGACCACCGCCAGGGCGCTGGACGTCGCCATCGACGCCCTCATCGCCACCCCCTCCGCCGAGACGCTGGACGCGGCAAAGGCGGCATGGAAGGCGGCCCGCATTCCCTATCAGCAGACCGAAGTCTACCGTTTCGGCAATGCCATCGTCGACGACTGGGAAGGCCGCGTGAACGCCTGGCCGCTGGATGAAGGTCTGATCGACTATGTCGACGCCAGCTATGGCACCGAATCCGACGAGAACGGCCTCTACACGGCCAATGTCATCGCCAACACCAAGATCGAGATCGACGGGCAAGAGGTCGACGCCTCCAGCCTGACGCCGGAATTCCTGTCCGAAACCCTGCAGGAAGCCGGCGACATCGAGGCCAACGTGGCCACCGGCTATCATGCCATCGAATTCCTGCTGTGGGGTCAGGACCTCAACGGCACGGGTCCCGGCGCCGGCAAGCGTCCCTACACCGACTACGACAAGGCCAACTGCACCGGCGGCAACTGCGAGCGTCGCGCCGAGTATCTGAAGTCGGCGTCCACCCTGCTGGTCGCGGATCTGCAGGAGATGGTCGACAACTGGAAGGACGACGGCGAAGCCCGCAAGGCGCTGAACGACGGCGACGAAAAGACCGGCCTTTCCACCATCCTGACCGGCATGGGTTCGCTTTCCTATGGCGAGCTGGCCGGCGAGCGCATGAAGCTCGGGCTTCTGCTGCATGATCCGGAGGAAGAGCACGACTGCTTCTCCGACAACACCCATATCTCCCATCTCTACGACGCGGTCGGCATTCGCGAGGCTTATCTCGGCAGCTACAAGCGCATCGACGGATCGTCTGTCGCCGGTCCCTCGCTGTCCGATCTGGTCAAGGAAACCGATCCGGCGCTCGATACGGAGCTGTCCGGCAAGCTGGACGCCACGGTCGCCAAAATGGAAGCCATTGCCGCCCGCGCCGAAGCCGGAGAGGCCTATGACCAGCAGATCGGCGAAGGCAATGCGGAAGGCAATGCCACCGTGCAGGCCGCCATCGACGCGCTGGTCGACCAGACCAAGTCGATCGAACGCGTCGTCGCTGCCTTGAAGCTCGACGCCATCGCCTTCGAAGGCTCCGACAGCCTCGATTCACCGGACAAAGTCTTCGAATAA
- a CDS encoding DUF952 domain-containing protein: MSSFIYKIVPQSLWREAERTGTFTGAPVDIADGYIHFSTAAQVRETASKHFAGQDDLLLVAVHGVALGDALRWEPSRGGALFPHLYTALPVGAALWVRPLPLAPDGQHLFPELETA, encoded by the coding sequence ATGTCGAGCTTCATCTACAAGATCGTTCCGCAGAGCCTGTGGCGCGAGGCTGAGCGTACCGGAACCTTCACCGGCGCGCCGGTGGATATTGCCGACGGCTATATCCATTTTTCCACGGCCGCGCAGGTGCGCGAGACGGCCTCGAAGCACTTCGCCGGGCAGGACGACCTGCTGCTGGTGGCAGTGCATGGCGTGGCGCTCGGGGATGCCCTGCGCTGGGAACCCTCGCGCGGCGGTGCTCTTTTCCCGCATCTTTACACAGCCCTTCCCGTCGGTGCGGCATTGTGGGTCCGTCCGCTGCCGCTGGCTCCGGACGGGCAACACCTCTTTCCCGAACTGGAGACGGCATGA